The DNA sequence ttgcatcttggcctttgggaaacaatgatagaaaatttttcaccatttttttgacattttatagaccaaacaaaataatcaacagatgaatcaataatataaataattgttggttgcagcccttGTCCTTTGACATCACAGAATCTAGATTCAACCACAGCTTGCAAATGATTTCAAAGCATTTGCAGCTGCAGTATAGCTGAGACTCCTTATCAGGTCAAAGAATCTGATTGGTCACAGAAATTGGTTTAACGCCTGCTTTTTAGTTGCAGGAAATGTCCAGCTCTTCAAAGAAGTACTAATTTAATTCACTTaatttgtgtgagagagagtggtATGAAAGGAACTTGccttttaggattttttttttttttttatcaggagAGACTCTTGATAAGAGTTAGTGTGATGTGTTGAAGATCGAGGGAATGttttagaaattaaaataaaaatagagagTGTGTCATTGCTAAAGTCCTGGTTTGAGGTTACATTCCTACATTCATGCATCTTATTGTAAATCACTGACACTATACTCAAGGTCTGTAGAATTAATAGCCTGCATTTAATACAGCTATTGTTTACTATCAGTCAACTGTGGCTGCAACCAATAAGTATTTTCATGATCATTGTAATTACTCTGCAGAATTatttgtcaattaatcgattaattgtttgatcAATGAAATGTGATAGAACAGTCCCAGAGGCCAAGCTGATGACTTCacacgtcttgttttgtctgagcaacaaTTCAAGACCCAAATGGATTTAAATGATTATAATTTAAGACAAATTAAAGCAGGAAATCTTCACGTTTGATTTTGGCCTGGAATATAACTTAAAACACTTCATCAATATTCATAATTcttaatcaactaatcttttTAGCACCACTGTTAACTAATGAATGAAAAGGTAACGTAGTAGTCATTGTTTGTAGTGTCACTGTCACTCCTGGTTAATTTGCTACAAATGGACTTTGTGTCTTTCACATggattgttgtttgttttcaatgtgtgtgcagtttccttgtttccttgtGTGCAAACAGCCAGGAAGCCAAAATAAAAGTCTCAGATCAACATGTGATTAGTGACCATTATGCAAAGTCAATCCGCAAATAAGTCAAAGTAGATTTCTGGAGTATTTTTCTAGACTGATAGCACGCTGTATGAAGACCAGCAGATTCACCAGTCACAGCCAAATTAGCAGCATTTGCCTGCTGGACAGTGTTACCTCTGTGAAGCCCTGCAGTCAGGAAGTGATTGTTCAGCACAGCAGCCTGTATGGTGTTTATTTTGGAGTCGGTTAGTTCACAGGAAACGCTTTGGTACTGTTGGATTTTTCCTTATCTGTGGCTGTCAGTGTGATGAATCGTAGCTGTATTAGTTTTTATGCCTGTTGGATACACTTACTGGTGATCTCAGCTGCCTTTGTGAACTATGATGAGTTACATCATGTTGAACCTGGAAGAGGATTAACCGAGGCAGAGATTAATGGCCTGTTGAGTGAACTAGTGACTTGCTGCTTGGTTATCTGTGTTGTATCTCCTTGTAAGCTTGTGAAGGTGCTCTTGAGAAGGACGCTACTGTCCTGACTACTCAGTTGTTCACAGTGCAGTTTGAATATGAGCAGGACTGATATGATGGTTTCTGTCTCCAGGTCTTTCTATAAAGTGGTCCAGCACAACCCGGTTCTTAACAGtttgcaccaacacacacccaACACAGGTGAGTAACATTCAGTCTTTGTATGTCTGTTAGTATTAAATACTCAAGAGGCCTTACATTTGCAAAATGTATGACTCTTATTTTACTAATATGAGTGCTAAAGAGagtaaagcaataaaaaacagaacaactaCCTGTCAGTGGTATCTGCAGTTGTTTGTGTACGCGTCTGCTcgggagtataaatgaagcttaatactcaaaaaatataaacaagcaCAGAGATTGACTCATGTTTCAGAACAGAACTGCACAGaagctcccaaacgctattgatttccgtgtgcatggatatttggcgttatttttggcattataAAaaggcctggcgggggttctcgttggcctggcggCCTGCCAGAGCTGTACAGTTATGGGGGAAACACTGCAGTCAGTGTCAGAGAGGACTACCTCTCTTACGCAACAGAAGTCACCCGGCTCTCCTCATCCCTGAAAGTAGCTTGTCACAGCCTCTGTGTTGTGGCTTTATAGTTACCGCTGCTCCCCTCGCCACTCAGTTGTATGTTGTCCTCGCTTTTTAGCTCCTCTCATCTGACAGGCTGAAGAGACAAAAGAACATGGAGACAAATTGAAAAGAATCCAATGTCATTCTACTGTAAATtggcacaaaaaaacatctaaaactgCGTACTTATATTTATCAGCCTTCAGAAACTGCTTCAAACTGTTGCTTACAATATTGTGCGTTGCAGGAGGATGGCGGTGAATGTCTACTCCACCTCTATGACCATAGAGAACCTGAGTCGTCATGACATGTTAGCGTGGGTCAACGACTCTCTACAGCTGACCTACACAAAGATCGAGCAGCTATGTTCAGGTAAACAAACGCATCTTTTAATTCGACCTGCAATTCAATAGAAAGTGCAGATGAATCTCTGgtattaaatgtgtgtttgtgtgtgtgtgatctgttCTCTTCAGGTGCTGCATACTGCCAGTTCATGGACATGCTGTTTCCAGGGTGCATATTGATGAAGAAAGTCAAGTTCAATGCTAAATTGGAACATGAATACATCCACAATTTCAAGGTCTTACAGGCTGCGTTCAAGAGGATGAATGTGGACAAGgtgagagcacacacacacacacacacatacacacacacaggttaacAGAGCTGTTGAAGCAGTAAGTGGACATAATATACATCAGAGGAAAAGATTGtgcatttaaattttttcattttttcatcaatGTTTAAAGGACTTTTACGGAGAATGTAACAATCCTACAAGTTTATGTCATGTCCAccagtttgaattatttcaactttgtttctgaggaGTCGTTTCTGGTGGACGGCTTGAAATACTAaattacccatgagcctcagctgcagtttctatggagaagaagccagtcagaggcacAAATCACAGCAGTAGCAAATTCAGCAGTAGCAAAAGGTGCCATAATTGctgatgtttaatttattcataaCTGACCCAAAATtcataaatgaattaatttaagCTGTAggttatgttttcagttttctagCTGCTGTTAGTGATGCACTTAACAGAATTTTAAGCctggatgttttgttttttttaaccaaaatgtACCTTGGGTGTCATATTTAACTTTTCACCTTGCTTTTTTGCAGACTTGTACCTCCAATTTTTTGTCAAAGAACCagtttctaacacagttgttcatccTTTGTACTGATAATTTAAACAGGATCATTTAAAGCCATAGAAATGCTCCAACTGTCAGTCACCTCACATTGTCTATGGAGAAAATGATGCTTTTACTTTCAGCAACCAGAGGAGCCTGAAATAGCTCCTCCTGCTTACAACTCTATTATTACTTTCTGATCATCACTTTATCCCCAAACTTCCTGTTTAGAATTTGAAATTCCAACTAGTGACCCTTCAATCTCAAGTtggtctctctgtctccagggCAGTGGTCTCCTTCGCATTGCAAGCATGACCGTTCTTAGATAAATACTCTTCTGTTGTCTCTTCATAACAGATTCTCATCACAttgtcttctctctttctctccctccttttttcgTGTCTCAGATCATCCCTGTAGAGAGGCTGGTGAAGGGGAAGTTCCAGGACAACTTTGAGTTCCTTCAGTGGTTTAAGAAGTTTTTCGACGCCAACTACGACGGGAAAGAATACGACCCTCTACAGACACGGCAGGGCCAGGAGGGAACGCCGCCTCCGCCCAACCCAggtaagatacacacacacacacacacgtacactaACACATGAGTCAGCTGTGTGAAAACATGCTTCATTTCATTGCTCTCACCTCTTCATGCAACCACATCCCCACCTCTAACCCAGGTGAACCCATTCTCCACAAACCTAAAAGACCCATCCGCTCAGGTAACATCCCCTCCAtcgagcatgtgtgtgtgtgtgtgtgtgtgcttgtcagTGCTTGCAGAGAGAGTCTTACCCACATTCACCCTGTGTGTTACTTTTGGATTGGCCTTTTCTGACTTTTTGTGGGCATTGAATGCATCTCTGTGGTTGTGTGCAGCTGCAAAgccatattttttgtttcttctgttctttgttttatacAATATCACATGTTTTACAGATGTAAAAACTATAAAGCAGTCTGTGGCTTCCTTCACActtaaaacagatttgtgtttattgttgttattgatttGATTCAGCCAAACAATTCCTTGAGTTTCTGTATGTGAAGAGTatgacaaagaggaaaaaaacaatgaaatgaatgaaatctgACATGAGTTATCAACTGTCTCAAGGAGAAATGTCCTTTTGTTTGGTTCTGGTGTTCAACCTTGTTGACAGGGAagacaaaaactaaaacagtACAATGTAGTAAACGGGCtaaaacctgcaaaaatatatgaaagtatTCTACTTTAAGGTAATCAATCAAAACACAGTGTAGAGACATCCTGATAAGGATTaatctgtgcgtgtgtgtgtatgtgtgtttgctcttgTACTTCTGTCTTTATGAGATAGAAGTAATTATGCTTTTACAAAGGAAACCTTTGCAAAGTGAGGAaatgtttagagctgcaatgattagttgatagtcagaaaattaattggcaactattttgaaaaccgattaattgtcatttttcaagagaaaatgccaaatatttgattttctctttttccttttcatatatgacagttaattgaatatcttagaCTTTTAGACCGTTAGTCaggcaaaacaagcaatttgaagacatcaccatggcTTCTGAGAAattgtaaatgtcattttttaacatttcatagtcTAAACAATGAATCGACTAATTGTGAAAATCATTGACAGATTAGTCGATAATAAAggtaatggttagttgcagccctagacaTTTTGGCTTGTCCTCACGTCCTGAAGGGGCTGGTTGATGACTGGTTGATGGTTTGGACTTTTAAGGTTAATCTTAGAAGTGGGTAGGGtaaaagtttgacatttattcacacaatacacagtaaatatgTAGACTGGCAACAGTTAtgcatgtaaaatgtaaataaagcatGAGATTAAGAGGCCAGTTTAGAGAGCTGCATTGCTTAAAATGAAGTGTTTCTGTTAACGCAGACTGACTGACGGATGAccgaaaaaaaacacaactacaaCTAGTCTGGAGCATAGATCCAATTGGAGTTCATTTCTACACAATACAGTGTAGAAATACTAATGTacgtgtttgtttctgtcttccAGGCCCCATGAGAACATCTCCCACAGTACCGAAGACTGTCCCCACCCCCCAGAGGCAGATAAATTTGGCATCAGCCCGCAGGAGTGCTCCCGTGACCCGCAACGGAGGAGATGCTGAGCTCATGGAGCTCAACCAGCAGGTACCACTGCTGTGATTTGTTAAGGTGTTTCTAATAAAACCCTCTAGTTTCTCACCTTGGCACCGCACCAAGGTACCAGCATCCCTGTGCAGCTCACACATGAAACTGCGTCATCAGATAAATATGCAGTATGACACTGCAGTTGTCTTCCTGTTGCATTGGTGCCTTTCAGTGGTTTGGAAGTTTCTGAGAATCCTTTTtggcaaaaaaaccccaaaaacataGTGTTGAGAATATCAAATGTGTCCATGTTGGATGAATACAGCTCTGACATAATGAAATAATTCACAAGGTCACAACAGGGTCAAGTGATTTGGGGAGTGACTCAACACATTCTCACATTGTTACAGACTATtcttcattttctgttaatAACATTCATTTTTTGCAGGTATATTACAGTAATTATTAGCTTTTACCTTTTcactgtttatcttttttttttgtaatatttttatcTCAAACTCACAAACCTCTTGACCTGTCTCTGCACACAGCTGCTGGATCTGAAGCTGACTGTAGACGggctggagaaggagagagacttCTACTTCGGAAAGCTGAGAGACATCGAACTCATCTGCCAGGAAAGCGAAGATGAAACCAACCCAGTCATCAACAAAAtcattgacatactgtatgctaCAGAGGTAAATACAAGCGAATCAGACACACTGATATCAAGCAGCAGTATGTGGATTTTACAGTGTAATACTAACATGCATAAATAGCAGCTTAATCAATCTTAAtcaatacatttacatgcacacaagaaaCCAGGTTACTTGGAGAGATCAGGTTATGCAGGTAATCATGTTCTCTGATTATCTGCTCTGTCTTTAACTGGTTATTGTAAATCTGCGTAAACATGCAGCAGGTCAGTAATCAGATTTTTGGAAccacagctttttatttttgccGTATAAACGATACAAGACGCTgcttcctgatttttttttctttctttcttgaaTGTTGAGTTTTAGCTCGGAATGTCAGAGGTGTTGATTTAACTCTGTGATCATATTTGAAGCAGTTGTTTGTAGTGTTGTCAGTTGTTATGTCCTTTTATATGAAGCTCTTTCATTCATCACTGTTCCTCTTTGccactgcagcttttttttcctcttgatccatcacaacattttacagtgttgctGACTGATGTAACTGTAGTTCAGACATGCAGCgaccagagaaaaaaaaacaagtagcAGTATGTGTAAGATGTAATAGAGGTCTGATGATTACTTATTTTAGAAGTGAGGTTTCAAAGCCACATAAAGTATGCTTGCTGAAAAAATGAGGATATATGCAAACACAAAGGAGAAGACCCTCATTATCACCAACTAGAAGTGATCTAACAGGCTCAAAAACTAAATGTTATAACCACTCACTCTGCTGTACGCTGACCTACGTCTTATCTTTTGCAGGAGGGATTTGCACCACCAGAGGATGAAGAAATTGATGAAGGGGCACAGGGAGACCAGGAGGAGTTCTGAGCTGATCCTCTTCACCATCACCACGTGTGATCGTCCCGTTCTCCTCCCACCTCTCACCCTTTAATCTCCCTAATCATTATTGTcatcttcccccccccccctcttcgtTTTACccttttcttttactttctccAATCTCCCCTTACGTCTCCCATCTTGTCTGTGGCTGTCCATATCCATGACGACTTTATTGTACAGCCTAGCTTCCACAACTTCTACTAGCAAAGGACACTTTACCCAGACCTGTCGGGACTAGGGCCCAGCAGCCTAGCTTGGCTTATTCGACTGATTCTTGCTTGTTACCAGAGGGGACAGCTGCACTGCAGGGCTGCTAGTCTGTCAAAGGTTTAAGGTTAACAGCAATGAGATTACAGGGATCCAGCACTGACAGCCTGGAGCCAACAGTGCAATCAATCTGTGTGTCTGAAGAGGCAGGTCACTTTCTCTCACCGTGCACTCTGATTGggtgaaaacacacatgcatcagGGTTCTCTGCAGagtttatatataaaaagaccacacacacacaatgttttcCACACAATGTGATTAGAATGAGGATATTTTTGACTGACAAAGTGAGATTATAGATGGTCCCTTAAGAGAGAGAGGCCTGCACATGCATATATTTTGAATATATCGCATATGATGACACATGTGAACGTACATTTAGCACGCAGACATATCACAAACTTTGAACTGCTCATATGTACAtgcattcaaaaaaaaaaaaaaaagtcatcattcCAAGGTTAAAGCAAAACTATCACAGAGTATGTTTTTATCCATTAAGTTGTCCCACCAGAGAGGGTTTGCTCATGAAACAGTTTTGACAGCTTGTTTATGAGGCAGCatgatatatttatgtttttatttatttatctttttttaatctgctctatacattttctgaaaaaaaaaagtggttttGGATTTGGGGAAATTGAAGGATTTGCACTAAATGTAGCGAAACAAACCGACTGAAATGATCCAAAATGCCAACACGCAGTGACTGGCTGCAGCCAGAAAGATAAAGGAAGAtgcaattttttattttgtagatttgttttttatttgcattgaaTTCCTCAATGGCCACGTCAGTGTAAAACGTATTTATCAGACAAATGTCAGGCTTTGAATTCTATGAatgaacaaatattaaaaaaacaaaagcaaaaaaaaaaaaaaaaagagtacagACAGACACTACTAAATACTAATGTTTGACTGTGTTCATTGAGTTAAACATTTTTAGCTGCTATCTCTATTTTTCTGTTGCCGTATTTAATTGagttttcatattttgtgtagCGTTAAAACGCCACAGTGGCTGCCAAGGAACTATGGGTGTGGTTTATTGTGATTGGCAGCCAGGCTGAGTGTGATTGACATTAGTTGGACCAGTCTGAGAGAACATAACATCAAACCCTCTCTCGCCGTTTGTTGCCATGGCAGCCACGTGATAAACTTGCATCATTTGGAGTTACTGCTTGAATGAAATAAAGCTCTGAGGTTCAACAAAAGCAACTAACCTGTGTGCTATCTGCCATGTTTCTGCTGTATTTCTCATTTATCAGGATTTTATTTCTAGCAAACtgttcacattacacacacaaacacatttatagtGCAACCACAAGTATGTTCTGTCTACTTgaacaaatatttttgtgatgTAATGCTAAGAGAACAAAAGTACAGTAGACTAGCAAAATACGAACATATTGAACCCAGTATGATGTCCACTGTGATCAGTGTTTAAGCTTCCTCTCACACTGAATGAAGGAGGTCTTGAAAGAGATCCAGGAGAGTTGTGCCAAACACTAAGCGACTCATTTGAGCGACACTAAGTGCCGCTTTTGAGAGACATTGCAGCCAACACTGACCGTCTGTTCCCCAGTTGGTGGCCAGACAGAAAATTGTAGCAGGTCAGCTGGTTTAACTAAACCATTTGTCAACGATGCAGCCCATAACACCCAGCTCACAGGGATGAGACATAACTCACAAATATagttcattttactgttttatatcCTGATGACATCTCAGATCTCACTTCATATCAAGAATAGACTAACGTCAGTAGGAGAgctgaacctttttttttgcctaaaacTAACTGGACTAAATGTCTTGGCTATTGCTTGAGCAAAGATTAAATGTTaaacatattgttaaagatgCAAACAAGACAATTATTGGCAGATCATTAGTAGCAAGTCATGTATCTGGGGCATGGTCTGGgctgattatattattatactctTCCAAAAGGTTTAATTTTAGGTccatctgaaaatgtatttatttatctatatatGTAGATCCTCATTAACTGTCACCAGTACCACAGATACtcttattatttaaaaatctaGACCAAACTACTAAATTTTCATTAACTCTGTCCTGATTTGAAATCCATTTTGTGCCAAAATCCATGTTTTATGCaaataaaagtttatctgaagcttatatgaggcttcagcagtctgagttagttatatcaagtggatatctgccacatttacagtctctttagcatcaaattccctctttgtgtttccttagacagtgtttccctgttgagctgtggtggaagtatagtaacaaaaagaggaactttggcactaaaaaagactgtaatgttgaaagatatctatttgatttgactcatttggacgctgaagcttcatattagcttcagataaacttttaaatacatttttgcacagaaggactgtggatttggtcccccatcacttccattgtaaatgcatcatgaagggatcttcaaATGGTTTCAACAGGTTTTTCTGaacctcctgttcatactgattattactaatactgaagcatcagtgttagagcagcatgttactgttgtagctgctggaggtggagttagtttcaactactttatatacagttagctagtttagtccagtggtttccaacctaggggtcgggctcctccaaagggtcaccaggtaaatctgaggggtcgtgagatgattaatgtcACTATCTTTGATttgtggtgaaatattggatcatttgaacatttattgaaatgaaaccatgtgagaagttcaaagggaaaaatcactatttggtggagctgttaacaactcatagacatctgaaatgtgaccccgactacacactgctttttgtaagacgtcaaaagccaaaaaggttggaaaccactggtttcatctttaacaatgtgttgtattttaaaagcttgttatattattcattgtgtcaaatcttcaccGAAAAAGTAACTAAAACGTCTGgagtggaggtggagtggaagtataaagtagcatcaaatggaaatactcaagtaaagtacaagtacctcaaaattgtacttaagtacagtacttgaataaatgtactttccaccactactATTTCACATATCACTGCTAATTAtatgtaaatacaattttgaccTAAACAGTAAGAGAACTTACACTGATTTTCAAATAACCACGGTTACTTGGGGATGAAGCATTAAGAtatgttcaataaaaacaaagacatgtaTCAACTCGTCCACTTACAGAAATATGAAAGTAACGGATCGGACGCATCACTCTGACGTCATGCCGACAAAGAGACGTGGCACGCTGACGGTTAAATGATCAGAGCGTTTCATTTCAAACCGTCGTCGTCCTGTGTCATTCAGCAGGGAGGAAGGAGCTAAAACACCCCGTCCGGACCAGAGACATGGCTTCAAATAACGGCTCAGTCGGTAAATGGGAGGTAGTgaagaaagggaagaaaaacagcagctcGGGAGGAGGTAAAAACCCGACTGACAAGAAGCCCGGCGGCGGCAGCGGGGGAAGGAAAGCCCTGGGCGAGTCCAACCAGCAAGCTAGACGTAAGTGAAGTGAACATGGCCCACTGTTAGCTGCTCCGTGACTCCTTTACCCCACCACCAGGGTTCATACGAAACACCGAGGATGGGGCCACCTGCGCGGCTGTATTCACACTCTAAACCGACTCCTTTCAAGTGAAATTTTCGTGCGCTACGTGCGAGAACGGCTCATAACGGTCATCTGACTTGACGAGCTAGCTAGCTTTAGCATCGCGCAGTATTTCCTGTGATAATTTTATGTTAGTCCGAGTGGCAGTACTGTAGCTTCTCTGATGACACTCTTATTTCACAATAACAGCAAGCTAAGCCGTTCTGGGTTGTGTTGTCCTGCCACATACAGCTAGAAGTAATTGATAGTCAGCTAGCTATTCGCAGTTAGCTGGCTAGCAGCCGTGTGTCAACAAAGGCAACGTCATCTCTGAGGAGCTGCATCTGTGAAGTATGTGTCTGTGaccttttgtctttttgctgCTGTCACACTATTTGCATCTTCAGACTGTTGTTACATTGTAGTTGAAGAGTTTGGCTGACGAATCAGTAGTGCTGCAAAGTAAATAGTGCTGCaaagtaaatacatttactcaagtgctgtacaattttgaggtacttgacagctttagttacttttcagatgaagatttgacataatgGATACTagaacaaacttttaaaatactatacacatacaaatacatcgttaaagatgaaaccagtggtttccaacctttttggcttttgacgtctgacaaaaagcagtgtgtagtcgagtcacatttcagatgtctatgagttgttaacagctccaccaaatagtgatttttccctttgaacttctcacatggtttcatttcaataaatgttcaaatgatccaatatttcaccacaaATCAAAGATAGTgacattaatcatctcacgactcCTCAGATTTacctggtgaccctttggaggagcccgacccccaggttgggaaccactggagtaaactagctaactgtatataaagtagttaaaactagctccacctccagcagctacaacagtaacatgctgatACATTAAAGGTATACTCCACTGATTTAGTAGTGAATTTTTTATAAAGTAGGTAGACTTTAGAGACTGATTGTTGTAAAGAATGGTTGAAATCAAAGTAGCAGAGCAGATTTTTCTGTACCTAAATGACTCAACCTTTGAAAAATGCTAGTGTATTTCAGTCTATGCCTGGTAAACGCCACGTTGTTGAAATTTCACCCCCCCAGTTTGTAGCACAAACTCTCTGTCTCCAAGCCCAAGCTGAGCTAACCCTGATGACCTCATGAGGGTTATTTATTTCAGACATAAAATCAGAAACTCCTTCCAAAGGCACAGAAATAGTTTGAATAGCACTCCTCATGACGAATTACAGGTAGATTCAGTCATACAGGAGAAAGATTGTTGGATGCGCATTGCTATGCAAATGCTATTGCATCTGGCTATGACCAAGAGAGAAATATGGCAGAATCCAGAGCGATGCAACAGCTGTGGAGTCACTACTGTTCTTCTTACATTTTAtcacaagtggaaaaaaaaacagtccatccacactgtctgtctctctgcagcctccccacttctcactcgACATGcattcagcgtctctgtccacagaagcagccgtctgtcacctgcagctcctggagagctgagaggacagcggccagacaaactgccttcactaggatgactgacagcagaaatataCTGAACCAAAATAATTTTCATGTCGGCTCCATGGGAAGAAACcaactgtgtttgtatttattgattcattgatacggttaataagttgaaaacacatatacagcgagatatttgtgtgattgaaacagctgcctgctcagattatgTCTCGCTAAACGTGACGGAAACAGACTCGGAGCATAAAAAAACGTGGGGGGTCTCTGTGAGACTCTTGGATTCAGTGTGAAtcgatacatttaataaaatggaagtgtaTCTGTTCcgtgaaaaaacattttctatgtgaattggccacagcctctttctctccaGTTCTCCAGCTCTCTCCCACCATTCAACGAGGGCTGGAgacgggagactgtcatgtccccatacagacagctgctctggtGACTTCCCTGTCCTGTGCACGAGCACACACAGAACGGACAGCTAGCGGGCTGTGAGGAGATATTCGctgaatatgacaaaaagtgtattgaacaatctttctccagaaccactgactctacctttaactGATACTCGTGCTAAGTGGGTGGTTTTCCAGAACAGTTACTCGCACCCAAAATTTCTGGACTGTTTCAGTATTTTGGTAGATGCCTGAATTTGCAGGGTTTATGTTTATCCTTCCTTTCATAATTCGGTTTTCATCTGTGGATCTTAGCTAAACTGCACTAGAGCTCAAATTAGTGGttgattgatttgtttacaGACAAGTAGTCAGCAACTATACTGATAATTGATTAACAATCGATTATAATAActgattagtcgtttggtccataaaatgagCCCAAGGTAACATCTTGGGCtctagaaaccagaaaatattcacatttgagaagctggaatcagagaattatggaatttcaacaaaaaaaaaaagactcagtgattaatcgattatctaAATAATGGTCAATTAATtatctgttgatcaactaatcattgcagctctagtcttTTTGGTtttcatatataaaaaaacagaaaacataagtGCAGGATTATCAACAAAGTGGGCATCTT is a window from the Thunnus thynnus chromosome 18, fThuThy2.1, whole genome shotgun sequence genome containing:
- the LOC137169845 gene encoding microtubule-associated protein RP/EB family member 3-like isoform X1 gives rise to the protein MAVNVYSTSMTIENLSRHDMLAWVNDSLQLTYTKIEQLCSGAAYCQFMDMLFPGCILMKKVKFNAKLEHEYIHNFKVLQAAFKRMNVDKIIPVERLVKGKFQDNFEFLQWFKKFFDANYDGKEYDPLQTRQGQEGTPPPPNPGEPILHKPKRPIRSGPMRTSPTVPKTVPTPQRQINLASARRSAPVTRNGGDAELMELNQQLLDLKLTVDGLEKERDFYFGKLRDIELICQESEDETNPVINKIIDILYATEEGFAPPEDEEIDEGAQGDQEEF
- the LOC137169845 gene encoding microtubule-associated protein RP/EB family member 3-like isoform X2 produces the protein MAVNVYSTSMTIENLSRHDMLAWVNDSLQLTYTKIEQLCSGAAYCQFMDMLFPGCILMKKVKFNAKLEHEYIHNFKVLQAAFKRMNVDKIIPVERLVKGKFQDNFEFLQWFKKFFDANYDGKEYDPLQTRQGQEGTPPPPNPGPMRTSPTVPKTVPTPQRQINLASARRSAPVTRNGGDAELMELNQQLLDLKLTVDGLEKERDFYFGKLRDIELICQESEDETNPVINKIIDILYATEEGFAPPEDEEIDEGAQGDQEEF